One genomic region from bacterium encodes:
- a CDS encoding NYN domain-containing protein — translation MKYLIDGHNFIFTQDSFFLQPHERGRVAELVNAVDAYIARHPSINAEIVLDSSVKGTVTNKRVKGRRAKVTYATRTRDADQYIILMVQKAENPRQITVVSSDKEVIRACRQAGAQTMSCERFAKLISLGSKTAETEAEKPPPPSSKEEIKEWKKFFNLE, via the coding sequence ATGAAATACCTGATTGATGGACACAATTTTATCTTCACTCAAGATAGCTTTTTTCTACAACCACATGAACGGGGCAGAGTGGCGGAACTGGTTAATGCTGTTGACGCCTACATTGCGAGACATCCCTCGATAAATGCTGAAATAGTTCTCGACAGCTCCGTTAAAGGCACGGTTACCAACAAGCGAGTCAAAGGCAGACGCGCAAAGGTTACTTACGCTACCAGAACACGCGACGCCGACCAGTACATCATCCTAATGGTTCAGAAAGCCGAAAATCCACGCCAAATAACTGTGGTTTCGTCTGACAAAGAGGTTATAAGAGCATGCAGGCAGGCTGGTGCGCAAACTATGAGTTGCGAAAGATTCGCAAAACTAATATCTTTGGGGTCGAAAACGGCGGAGACAGAAGCAGAAAAACCGCCTCCGCCGAGCTCAAAAGAAGAAATAAAGGAATGGAAGAAATTCTTTAATCTGGAATAA